The following are from one region of the Mesorhizobium sp. B2-8-5 genome:
- the coaBC gene encoding bifunctional phosphopantothenoylcysteine decarboxylase/phosphopantothenate--cysteine ligase CoaBC has translation MTLSGKRILLIIGGGIAAYKALDLIRRLRERGASVRVVMTSAAQEFVTTLSVGALSADHVFTELFDRKDEHDVGHIRLSREADLLVVAPATADLMAKLANGHANDLASTVLLATDKKVLMAPAMNPKMWAHAATRRNRATLLKDGIAFVGPAKGEMAESHEAGEGRMAEPLEIAAAIEAMLDEKPKPLAGRRIIVTSGPTHEPIDPVRYIANRSSGKQGHAIAAALAKLGADVRLVSGPVTIADPAGVATTHVETAAQMKDAVERLLPADAAVFVAAVADWRTANAAGEKIKKVAGEGPPSLEMVENPDILAGIGHHAQRPGLIVGFAAETQDLIANAEAKLKKKGADFIVANDVSHESGIGPSGVMGGDRNKVRIVSRTGVEEWPEMVKDEMAARLAALIAERLQQTVVV, from the coding sequence ATGACTCTTTCCGGCAAGCGCATCCTGCTCATCATCGGCGGCGGCATCGCCGCCTACAAGGCGCTCGACCTCATCCGGCGGCTGCGCGAGCGTGGCGCGTCGGTGCGGGTGGTGATGACGTCGGCCGCGCAGGAATTCGTCACCACGCTTTCGGTCGGCGCGCTTTCGGCCGATCATGTCTTCACCGAGCTGTTCGACCGCAAGGACGAGCACGATGTCGGCCATATAAGGCTGTCGCGCGAAGCCGACTTGCTGGTGGTGGCGCCGGCCACCGCCGATTTGATGGCGAAGCTCGCCAATGGCCATGCCAACGACCTTGCCTCGACGGTGCTTCTTGCCACCGACAAGAAGGTGCTGATGGCGCCGGCGATGAACCCGAAAATGTGGGCGCATGCTGCCACGCGCCGCAACCGGGCGACTTTGCTGAAGGACGGCATCGCCTTTGTCGGTCCCGCCAAGGGCGAGATGGCGGAAAGCCACGAAGCGGGTGAGGGCCGCATGGCCGAACCGCTGGAGATCGCCGCCGCGATCGAAGCCATGCTCGACGAGAAGCCGAAGCCGCTTGCCGGCCGCAGGATCATCGTCACCTCCGGGCCGACGCATGAGCCGATCGACCCGGTGCGCTACATCGCCAATCGCTCCTCGGGCAAGCAGGGCCACGCGATAGCGGCCGCGCTGGCGAAGCTCGGCGCCGATGTGCGGCTGGTTTCCGGTCCGGTCACCATCGCCGATCCGGCCGGCGTCGCGACCACCCATGTCGAAACAGCTGCCCAGATGAAGGACGCGGTCGAGCGCCTGCTGCCGGCGGATGCCGCCGTGTTCGTCGCGGCGGTCGCCGACTGGCGCACCGCCAACGCCGCCGGCGAGAAGATCAAGAAGGTGGCTGGCGAGGGGCCGCCTTCGCTGGAGATGGTCGAGAACCCGGACATCCTGGCCGGCATCGGCCATCACGCGCAGCGGCCGGGCCTCATCGTCGGCTTCGCCGCCGAGACGCAGGATCTGATCGCCAATGCCGAGGCCAAGCTCAAGAAAAAGGGCGCGGACTTCATCGTCGCCAATGACGTCTCGCATGAAAGCGGCATCGGGCCGTCCGGCGTGATGGGCGGCGACCGCAACAAGGTGCGCATCGTCTCCAGGACCGGTGTCGAGGAATGGCCGGAAATGGTCAAGGACGAGATGGCGGCGCGGCTCGCCGCGCTGATTGCCGAGCGGCTGCAGCAAACTGTCGTGGTCTGA
- a CDS encoding MFS transporter — protein sequence MTAASGNKVASNRVASKRVDWRALWASGDLARFCFINLGILLYATNETMVATVMPAMVGELDGVQLVGWSLAIYELGAITAGAAAGRLVSYVSLRSNMAVAATLYAAGALLSAVAPSMTQFLAGRLIEGFGGGALVSLAFVSVERLFPRSIWPQLFGVMSAIWGIAAFSGPMIGAIMVELLSWRWAVGIFTLGGIAVALASLTVLNTAGASRPQVSADAAPPFPYGALACLAVSVVLIATAGVDIALLRSSLLLCLGLIGLALFVRVDGLRPRSRLFPSDLFSWRAPLGTGMTMVAAFSVATCSFGIYGPLLLTTLHDIPLLTSGYIIAAESISWSILSILVANAPPERERSIILVGALMIACGIAGFAYTIPAGSIPLILLCALLQGGGFGIAWPFLTRIIVASAAPDEQTIASAAVPTMQRIGYAVGAALAGIIANASGFSEGLNREAAASVASWLYLAFVPLGVFGCLAALRIFSTANRPRLAAG from the coding sequence GTGACGGCAGCGAGCGGCAACAAGGTGGCCAGCAACAGGGTGGCCAGCAAGAGGGTGGATTGGCGGGCGCTGTGGGCGAGCGGCGATCTGGCGCGGTTCTGCTTCATCAATCTCGGCATCCTGCTTTACGCCACCAACGAGACGATGGTGGCGACGGTGATGCCGGCGATGGTCGGCGAACTCGACGGCGTGCAGCTCGTCGGCTGGTCGCTGGCGATCTACGAGCTTGGCGCCATCACCGCCGGCGCCGCGGCCGGACGGCTCGTCAGCTATGTCAGCCTGCGCAGCAACATGGCGGTCGCCGCCACCCTCTACGCGGCCGGCGCGCTGTTGAGCGCCGTCGCGCCCTCGATGACCCAGTTCCTCGCCGGGCGGCTGATCGAAGGCTTCGGCGGCGGCGCGCTGGTGTCGCTTGCCTTCGTCTCCGTCGAGCGGCTCTTTCCGCGCAGCATCTGGCCCCAGCTTTTCGGCGTGATGTCGGCGATCTGGGGCATCGCCGCCTTCAGCGGCCCGATGATCGGGGCGATCATGGTCGAGCTTCTGTCCTGGCGCTGGGCGGTCGGCATCTTCACGCTGGGCGGCATCGCGGTTGCGCTTGCCAGCCTCACCGTTCTCAACACCGCCGGCGCGTCGCGTCCGCAGGTTTCGGCCGATGCCGCGCCGCCCTTCCCCTATGGCGCGCTCGCCTGCCTTGCCGTCAGCGTGGTGCTGATCGCGACCGCCGGCGTCGACATAGCCCTGCTCCGCTCGTCGCTGCTGCTTTGTCTTGGCCTGATCGGCCTGGCGCTGTTCGTCAGGGTCGATGGGCTGAGACCCCGGTCGCGCCTGTTCCCGTCAGATCTGTTTTCATGGCGCGCGCCGCTCGGCACCGGCATGACCATGGTCGCCGCCTTTTCGGTGGCGACCTGTTCCTTTGGCATATACGGGCCGCTGCTTCTGACCACGCTGCACGACATACCTCTGCTCACCAGCGGCTACATCATCGCCGCCGAGTCGATCTCATGGTCGATACTGTCGATCCTCGTCGCCAATGCCCCGCCGGAACGCGAACGCTCGATCATCCTCGTCGGCGCGCTGATGATTGCATGCGGAATTGCCGGCTTCGCCTATACGATCCCTGCCGGCTCGATCCCGCTGATCCTGCTCTGCGCCCTTTTGCAGGGCGGCGGCTTCGGTATCGCCTGGCCGTTCCTGACCCGCATCATCGTGGCGTCGGCGGCGCCGGACGAGCAAACCATCGCCTCGGCCGCGGTGCCGACCATGCAGCGCATCGGCTATGCCGTCGGCGCCGCGCTTGCCGGCATCATCGCCAATGCCAGCGGCTTCTCCGAAGGGCTGAACCGGGAAGCGGCCGCTTCCGTCGCCAGTTGGCTGTACCTGGCCTTCGTGCCGCTCGGCGTGTTCGGCTGCCTGGCGGCGCTGAGGATCTTCTCCACAGCGAACCGGCCGCGACTTGCGGCGGGTTGA
- a CDS encoding DUF992 domain-containing protein, whose protein sequence is MIKTLACAAAALAATVLASPVSAGTLRLGTLDCTIDGGVGYVITSNKGVSCTFRPSHHGPAEIYTGMISKLGVDVGKTHQGQLVWAVLAATRHHDAGDLAGSYYGVNAEASVVTGGGANLLVGGLDSAFMLEPLSVQAQTGLNLAVAVASLDLVHSYK, encoded by the coding sequence ATGATCAAAACACTTGCCTGTGCCGCTGCCGCGCTTGCCGCCACGGTCCTCGCTTCTCCGGTCAGCGCCGGCACGCTCCGGCTCGGTACGCTCGATTGCACGATCGACGGCGGCGTCGGCTACGTCATCACGTCGAACAAGGGCGTCTCCTGCACCTTCCGCCCCTCCCATCATGGCCCGGCCGAGATTTATACCGGGATGATCTCCAAACTCGGCGTCGACGTCGGCAAGACGCATCAGGGCCAGCTCGTCTGGGCAGTGCTTGCCGCCACGCGTCATCACGACGCGGGCGACCTCGCCGGCAGCTATTACGGCGTCAACGCCGAGGCGAGCGTCGTGACCGGCGGCGGCGCCAACCTCCTGGTCGGCGGCCTCGACAGCGCCTTCATGCTGGAACCGCTCAGCGTCCAGGCCCAGACGGGCCTCAACCTGGCCGTCGCGGTGGCCTCGCTGGACCTCGTCCACTCCTATAAGTGA
- a CDS encoding tetratricopeptide repeat protein, with the protein MNAISVERKTAFRGFALTAALLSGLTLAACQTTPTGEFNSIDKAQGSSENISSLSAVIQRNPQDPEGYNVRGSAYGRGGQYQAALKDFNQAIQLNPNFYQAYSNRALIQRFLGNQEAALADYNRSIQINANYDAAYIGRGNLYRKAGRTQDAFNDFQKAIQLDTTDARAYHNRGLIYQSQGQHKFAIEDFSTAISLAPDAAEPYNGRGLSYLATGDEDNAFSDFNMAIKLDGKNAEAWANQALIYEKRGDKGRAAKSYREAIHLDPNYQPAKDGLSRTGGNAS; encoded by the coding sequence ATGAACGCAATTTCCGTGGAGCGCAAAACCGCTTTTCGCGGCTTCGCCCTGACGGCGGCCCTGCTTTCGGGTCTGACGCTTGCAGCATGCCAGACGACCCCGACGGGTGAGTTCAACTCGATCGACAAGGCGCAAGGGTCGAGCGAGAACATCTCCTCGCTTTCGGCGGTCATCCAGCGCAATCCGCAGGATCCCGAGGGCTATAACGTGCGTGGCTCGGCCTATGGCCGCGGCGGCCAGTACCAGGCTGCGCTCAAGGACTTCAACCAGGCGATCCAGCTCAACCCGAACTTCTACCAGGCCTATTCGAACCGCGCGCTGATCCAGCGCTTCCTCGGCAATCAGGAAGCCGCTTTAGCCGACTACAACCGCTCGATCCAGATCAACGCCAACTACGACGCCGCCTATATCGGCCGCGGCAATCTCTACCGCAAGGCAGGCCGCACCCAGGATGCCTTCAACGACTTCCAGAAGGCGATCCAGCTCGACACCACCGATGCCCGCGCCTACCACAATCGCGGCCTGATCTATCAGAGCCAGGGCCAGCACAAATTCGCCATCGAGGATTTCTCGACCGCCATCTCGCTGGCGCCCGACGCCGCCGAGCCGTACAACGGCCGCGGCCTCTCCTATCTGGCGACAGGCGACGAGGACAACGCCTTCTCCGACTTCAACATGGCCATCAAGCTCGACGGCAAGAACGCCGAGGCCTGGGCCAACCAGGCGCTGATCTACGAAAAGCGCGGCGACAAGGGAAGGGCAGCCAAGTCCTACCGCGAGGCCATCCACCTCGACCCGAACTATCAGCCGGCCAAGGACGGCCTGTCGCGCACCGGTGGCAACGCCAGCTGA
- the rpsU gene encoding 30S ribosomal protein S21 — protein sequence MQVLVRDNNVDQALRALKKKMQREGIFREMKMRGHYEKPSEKRAREKAEAVRRARKLARKRAQREGLLPMTPRPAPAGAAGASRSPRS from the coding sequence GTGCAGGTACTCGTCCGCGACAACAACGTTGATCAGGCGCTTCGCGCGCTGAAGAAGAAAATGCAGCGCGAAGGTATTTTCCGCGAAATGAAGATGCGCGGTCACTACGAGAAGCCGTCCGAGAAGCGTGCCCGCGAGAAGGCCGAGGCCGTGCGCCGCGCCCGCAAGCTGGCCCGCAAGCGCGCCCAGCGCGAAGGCCTGCTGCCGATGACCCCGCGCCCGGCTCCGGCTGGTGCTGCCGGCGCATCGCGCTCGCCGCGCTCATAA
- a CDS encoding SET domain-containing protein has product MLLIRTYVAQSAIEGVGVFAAEPIRRGASIWRLDPDFDRLVPMEKYETAPAHLKELLDRYAYPSPDKPGFMVYEVDNGRFMNHSERPNTDFSQYGGATAIRDIAAGEEITCDYGEFFEDFARLHLATA; this is encoded by the coding sequence ATGCTGCTGATCAGAACCTATGTCGCCCAGAGCGCCATCGAAGGCGTCGGCGTTTTCGCCGCCGAGCCGATCAGGAGAGGCGCCTCGATCTGGCGGCTCGATCCCGATTTCGACCGGTTGGTCCCGATGGAGAAATACGAGACCGCTCCCGCGCATCTCAAGGAACTGCTCGACCGTTACGCCTATCCGAGCCCGGACAAGCCGGGCTTCATGGTCTACGAGGTCGACAATGGCCGCTTCATGAACCATTCCGAGCGGCCGAACACGGATTTCTCGCAATATGGCGGCGCCACCGCCATTCGCGACATTGCCGCCGGCGAGGAAATCACCTGCGATTACGGCGAGTTTTTCGAGGATTTCGCCCGCCTGCATCTGGCGACCGCATAG
- a CDS encoding SDR family oxidoreductase: protein MFTLTNKVAIVTGASSGIGRATSRLFADQGASLVVAARRQAELDALVGEIEDAGGTAVKLAGDVRDEAYAKALVDLAVERFGGLDIAFNNAGAVGVMGPVTDMAPAIWQETIDTNLTSAYLAAKHQIPAMLERGGGSLIFTSSFVGYTAGMPGMAAYAAAKAGLIGLTQVLAAEYGPRGLRVNALLPGGTDTPGATTTTPEARAFVEGIHALKRMAQPEEIARSALYLASDASSFTTGTALFADGGVSINRT from the coding sequence ATGTTCACCCTGACAAACAAGGTCGCCATCGTGACGGGCGCCAGCTCCGGTATCGGCCGCGCCACATCCAGGCTGTTCGCCGACCAGGGCGCGAGCCTCGTCGTCGCGGCGCGCCGCCAGGCCGAACTCGACGCGCTCGTCGGCGAGATCGAGGATGCCGGCGGCACAGCGGTTAAGCTTGCCGGCGATGTAAGGGACGAGGCCTACGCGAAGGCGCTCGTCGACCTCGCGGTCGAAAGGTTCGGCGGCCTCGACATCGCCTTCAACAATGCCGGCGCCGTCGGCGTGATGGGACCGGTGACCGACATGGCGCCGGCGATCTGGCAGGAGACGATCGACACCAACCTGACCAGCGCCTACCTCGCCGCGAAGCATCAGATTCCGGCTATGCTGGAGCGCGGCGGCGGTTCGCTGATCTTCACCTCGAGCTTCGTCGGCTACACCGCCGGCATGCCAGGCATGGCGGCCTACGCCGCCGCCAAGGCCGGACTGATCGGCCTGACGCAGGTGCTGGCCGCCGAATACGGTCCGAGGGGTCTGCGCGTCAACGCGCTGCTGCCCGGCGGCACCGACACGCCCGGTGCAACCACGACCACGCCCGAGGCGCGTGCTTTCGTCGAAGGCATTCACGCGCTCAAGCGCATGGCGCAACCAGAAGAGATTGCCCGCTCGGCGCTTTATCTCGCCTCGGATGCTTCGAGTTTCACCACCGGAACCGCGCTGTTTGCCGATGGCGGCGTGTCAATCAACCGGACGTGA
- a CDS encoding sarcosine oxidase subunit beta, with protein MKKYSVFAIAREAMRGHKGWEEQWTSPEPKKEYDVIIVGAGGHGLATAYYLASEHGITNVAVLEKGWLGGGNTGRNTTIIRSNYLYDESAGIYDHALKLWDGLSQELNYNVMYSARGVMMLAHNVHDVQVFKRHIHANRLNGIDNEWLTPEQAKEFCPPLNISKDARYPVMGAALQRRGGTARHDAVAWGYARGASARGVHIIQNCEVTGIKRAANGAVSGVETTRGFIGAKKVGVVAAGHSSVIMNMAGVRMPLESYPLQALVSEPIKPVVPCVVMSNTVHAYISQSDKGELVIGAGTDQYVSYSQTGGLHILQHTLDAICEMFPIFTRMKMLRSWGGIVDVTPDRSPILAKTPVQGLYVNCGWGTGGFKATPGSGNVFAHTIAKDEPHPINAPFTLERFRTGRLIDEAAAAAVAH; from the coding sequence GTGAAGAAATACTCGGTATTCGCCATTGCCCGCGAGGCCATGCGCGGTCACAAGGGCTGGGAAGAGCAGTGGACGTCGCCCGAGCCGAAGAAGGAATACGACGTCATCATCGTCGGCGCCGGCGGGCATGGCCTGGCGACGGCCTATTATCTGGCGAGCGAGCACGGCATCACCAACGTCGCGGTGCTGGAAAAGGGCTGGCTCGGCGGCGGCAACACCGGCCGCAACACCACCATCATCCGCTCCAACTACCTCTATGACGAAAGCGCCGGCATCTACGACCATGCGCTGAAGTTGTGGGATGGGCTGAGCCAGGAGCTCAACTACAACGTGATGTATTCGGCGCGTGGCGTGATGATGCTGGCGCACAACGTCCACGACGTGCAGGTGTTCAAGCGCCACATCCATGCCAACCGCCTCAACGGCATCGACAATGAATGGCTGACGCCGGAGCAGGCGAAGGAATTCTGTCCGCCGCTCAACATCTCCAAGGACGCGCGCTATCCGGTGATGGGTGCCGCGCTGCAGCGGCGCGGCGGCACGGCGCGCCACGATGCGGTCGCCTGGGGCTATGCGCGCGGCGCCTCGGCGCGCGGCGTGCACATCATCCAGAACTGCGAGGTCACCGGCATCAAGCGCGCGGCCAATGGCGCGGTCAGCGGGGTGGAGACGACGCGCGGCTTCATCGGCGCCAAGAAGGTCGGCGTGGTCGCGGCCGGTCATTCCTCCGTTATCATGAACATGGCCGGCGTGCGCATGCCGCTCGAAAGCTATCCGCTGCAGGCGCTGGTGTCGGAGCCGATCAAGCCGGTCGTGCCCTGCGTGGTGATGTCGAACACCGTGCACGCCTATATCTCGCAGTCGGACAAGGGCGAGCTGGTGATCGGCGCCGGCACCGACCAGTATGTCTCCTATTCGCAGACCGGCGGCCTGCACATATTGCAGCATACGCTCGACGCCATCTGCGAGATGTTCCCGATCTTCACCCGCATGAAGATGCTGCGCTCCTGGGGCGGCATCGTCGACGTGACGCCCGACCGCTCGCCGATCCTGGCCAAGACGCCGGTCCAGGGCCTCTACGTCAACTGCGGCTGGGGCACCGGCGGCTTCAAGGCGACGCCCGGCTCGGGCAACGTGTTCGCGCATACGATCGCCAAGGACGAGCCGCACCCGATCAACGCGCCGTTCACGCTCGAGCGCTTCCGCACGGGACGCCTCATAGACGAGGCCGCCGCGGCCGCGGTGGCGCACTGA
- a CDS encoding sarcosine oxidase subunit delta codes for MLLIRCPYCEEERPELEFRNAGEAHVVRSANIAGESDDDFEKFFFIRANPKGIIYERWRHIHGCARFFNAVRDTVTDKFVMTYKAGEPKPAKLPGAAK; via the coding sequence ATGCTTCTCATCCGCTGCCCCTATTGCGAGGAAGAGCGCCCGGAACTCGAGTTCCGCAATGCCGGCGAGGCGCATGTCGTGCGCTCAGCCAACATTGCCGGCGAGAGCGACGACGATTTCGAGAAATTCTTCTTCATCCGCGCCAATCCGAAGGGCATCATCTATGAGCGCTGGCGGCACATCCATGGCTGCGCGCGCTTCTTCAACGCCGTCCGCGACACCGTCACCGACAAGTTCGTCATGACCTACAAGGCCGGCGAACCGAAGCCGGCGAAACTGCCTGGAGCCGCGAAATGA
- a CDS encoding sarcosine oxidase subunit alpha has product MSAAFRISGAGRLSQAKTASFSFDGQAYSGIEGDTLASALLANGVHLVGRSFKYHRPRGFLSAGAEEPNALVQIVRDDARKTPNVRATVQELYDGLTANSQNRWPSLAFDVGAVNDIASPMFSAGFYYKTFMWPKWAWKDLYEPKIRAAAGLGVSPEKPDPDHYAARYAHCEVLVLGGGAAGIAAALAAAETGVRVILADEQAEFGGSLRFESGARIDGQNGFAWAQGVIAKLKAMDNVRVLSRTTAFGYYAQNFVGLVERVSDHLKSPGRELARERLWQVRAKRVVIATGAIERHMVFANNDRPGVMLAAAARTYLNHYGVAVGRNVGVYTANDSAYAAAIDLKKAGVNVAAIVDLRDNPAGAVIDEARALGIEINFGRAVVSAGGKLRVSSMTVQPKNGGGERTIPVDAILMSAGWTPSVHLFSQSRGKVAFNDETKRFVPGTYAQDCVSAGACNGTDGLDATVDEAYAAGAKAAKDAGGSARKSAKPKVDAGESWSRGMLGAGPGAGPGTTVKAFVDFQNDVTAKDIRQAVHEGMHSIEHVKRFTTNGMATDQGKTSNMHGLAIAAEELGKPIPQVGLTTFRAPYTPVTFGSIVGHARGALFDPTRRTATHGWAASQGAVFEDVGHWKRAWYFPKAGEDMHAAVDRECVTVRKVGGLFDASTLGKIEVIGPDAAKFMELLYTNPWEKLETGRCRYGIMLREDGFIYDDGVVGRLAPDRFHVTTTTGGAPRVMNHMEDYLQTEFPHLNVWLTSITEQWAVIAVQGPKSRDIIAPLVEGIDMSDEAMPHMSVREGKICGVPTRLFRMSFTGERGFEVNVPADYGEAVWEALWAEGQKHGATAYGTEAMHVLRAEKGYIIVGQDTDGTVTPNDAGLDWAVGKKKTDFVGIRGLTRPDLVAKGRKQLVGLKTKDPKVVLEEGAQIVADPKQPIPMKMIGHVTSSYWSENCGRSIALALVAGGRDRMGQTLYVPMPNGTIEVEVTGMVFVDEKGERLNG; this is encoded by the coding sequence ATGAGCGCCGCATTCCGTATCTCCGGCGCCGGTCGCCTGAGCCAGGCGAAGACCGCATCGTTCAGCTTCGACGGCCAGGCCTATTCCGGCATCGAGGGCGATACGCTGGCCTCGGCGCTGCTTGCCAACGGCGTGCATCTGGTCGGGCGCTCGTTCAAGTACCACAGGCCGCGCGGCTTCCTGTCGGCCGGCGCGGAAGAGCCCAACGCGTTGGTGCAGATCGTGCGCGACGATGCGCGCAAGACGCCCAATGTGCGCGCCACCGTGCAGGAGCTCTATGACGGGCTGACGGCCAATTCGCAGAACCGCTGGCCGTCGCTCGCTTTCGACGTCGGCGCGGTCAACGACATCGCCTCGCCGATGTTTTCGGCCGGCTTCTACTACAAGACCTTCATGTGGCCGAAGTGGGCGTGGAAGGATCTCTACGAGCCGAAGATCCGCGCTGCCGCAGGCCTCGGCGTTTCGCCGGAGAAGCCGGATCCGGACCATTATGCCGCCCGCTACGCGCATTGCGAGGTGCTGGTGCTGGGAGGCGGCGCCGCCGGCATTGCAGCTGCCCTTGCCGCCGCCGAAACGGGCGTGCGGGTGATCCTCGCCGACGAGCAGGCCGAATTCGGCGGCAGCCTGCGCTTCGAGAGCGGCGCCAGGATCGACGGCCAGAACGGCTTTGCCTGGGCTCAAGGCGTGATCGCGAAGCTCAAGGCGATGGACAATGTGCGCGTGCTGTCGCGCACGACTGCTTTTGGGTACTACGCGCAGAACTTCGTCGGCCTGGTCGAGCGGGTCAGCGACCATCTCAAGAGCCCGGGCCGCGAGCTGGCGCGCGAGCGCCTGTGGCAGGTCCGCGCCAAGCGCGTCGTCATCGCCACCGGCGCCATCGAGCGCCACATGGTGTTCGCCAACAACGACCGTCCGGGCGTCATGCTGGCGGCGGCCGCGCGCACCTACCTCAACCACTATGGCGTCGCGGTCGGCAGGAATGTCGGCGTCTATACGGCCAACGATTCCGCCTATGCCGCCGCGATCGATCTCAAGAAGGCGGGCGTCAATGTCGCTGCCATCGTCGACCTGCGCGACAATCCCGCCGGCGCGGTGATCGACGAGGCGAGGGCGCTCGGCATCGAGATCAATTTCGGCCGCGCCGTTGTCAGCGCCGGCGGCAAGCTGCGCGTGTCGTCGATGACGGTGCAGCCGAAGAATGGCGGCGGCGAGCGGACCATCCCGGTCGACGCGATCCTGATGTCGGCCGGCTGGACGCCGTCGGTGCATCTGTTCTCGCAGTCGCGCGGCAAGGTCGCCTTCAACGACGAGACCAAGCGCTTCGTGCCCGGCACCTACGCGCAGGACTGCGTCTCGGCCGGTGCCTGCAACGGCACGGACGGGCTGGACGCGACGGTCGACGAGGCCTATGCGGCCGGCGCCAAGGCGGCGAAGGACGCCGGCGGCAGCGCCAGGAAGAGCGCCAAGCCGAAGGTCGATGCCGGCGAGAGCTGGTCGCGCGGCATGCTGGGCGCCGGGCCCGGCGCCGGGCCGGGCACAACGGTCAAGGCCTTCGTCGATTTCCAGAACGACGTCACCGCCAAGGACATCCGCCAAGCGGTGCATGAAGGCATGCACTCGATCGAGCACGTCAAGCGCTTCACCACCAACGGCATGGCGACCGACCAGGGCAAGACGTCGAACATGCATGGTCTGGCGATCGCCGCCGAGGAACTCGGCAAGCCGATCCCGCAGGTCGGCCTCACCACGTTCCGCGCGCCCTATACGCCGGTGACGTTCGGCTCGATCGTCGGTCATGCGCGGGGCGCGCTGTTCGACCCGACCCGCCGCACGGCAACGCATGGCTGGGCTGCCTCGCAAGGTGCTGTGTTCGAGGATGTCGGTCACTGGAAGCGCGCCTGGTATTTCCCCAAGGCAGGCGAGGACATGCACGCCGCCGTCGATCGCGAATGCGTGACGGTGCGAAAAGTGGGCGGCCTGTTCGACGCCTCGACACTCGGCAAGATCGAGGTGATCGGGCCGGATGCGGCGAAGTTCATGGAACTGCTCTACACCAACCCGTGGGAGAAGCTGGAAACCGGCCGCTGCCGCTACGGCATCATGCTGCGCGAGGACGGCTTCATCTATGATGACGGCGTCGTCGGCAGGCTGGCGCCGGACCGCTTCCATGTGACGACGACGACCGGCGGCGCGCCGCGCGTGATGAACCACATGGAGGATTACCTCCAGACCGAGTTCCCGCATCTCAATGTCTGGCTGACCTCGATCACCGAACAGTGGGCGGTCATAGCCGTCCAAGGGCCGAAGTCGCGTGACATCATCGCGCCGCTGGTTGAAGGCATCGACATGTCGGACGAGGCGATGCCGCATATGTCGGTGCGCGAGGGCAAGATCTGCGGCGTGCCCACGAGGCTGTTCCGCATGTCCTTCACCGGCGAGCGCGGTTTTGAAGTGAACGTGCCTGCCGATTACGGCGAGGCGGTCTGGGAAGCGCTGTGGGCTGAAGGCCAGAAGCATGGCGCGACTGCTTATGGCACGGAAGCGATGCACGTGCTGCGCGCCGAGAAGGGCTACATCATCGTCGGCCAGGACACCGACGGCACGGTGACGCCGAACGATGCCGGGCTCGACTGGGCGGTCGGCAAGAAGAAGACCGATTTCGTCGGCATCCGCGGCCTGACCCGGCCGGACCTTGTAGCCAAGGGCCGCAAGCAGCTCGTGGGCTTGAAGACCAAGGATCCGAAGGTCGTGCTGGAAGAGGGCGCGCAGATCGTCGCCGACCCGAAGCAGCCGATCCCGATGAAGATGATCGGCCACGTCACCTCCAGCTATTGGTCGGAGAATTGCGGCCGCTCGATCGCCCTGGCGCTGGTCGCCGGCGGTCGCGACCGCATGGGGCAGACGCTCTACGTGCCGATGCCGAACGGCACGATCGAGGTGGAGGTCACCGGCATGGTGTTCGTCGACGAGAAGGGAGAACGCCTCAATGGCTAA
- a CDS encoding sarcosine oxidase subunit gamma, which translates to MAKAAAKTKAAAAAPSAERRPALAGRTVSAPGVKVEMLPPAERISLRAPQASAAALSKALGVTLPAKPKTSATKDGRTALWLGPDEWLIIDEAGNDPLADCAKVTALHSAVGISHRNVAISVTGPAASMTVNSGCPQDLSLEAFPVGAASRTILGKSEIVLLRTAADAFRVECWRSFADYVFTLLSEAASDAAN; encoded by the coding sequence ATGGCTAAGGCCGCCGCCAAGACAAAAGCCGCTGCTGCCGCGCCTTCCGCCGAGCGCCGGCCGGCACTCGCCGGCCGCACAGTCTCGGCGCCGGGCGTAAAAGTGGAGATGCTGCCGCCGGCCGAACGCATCTCGCTGCGCGCGCCGCAGGCTTCGGCCGCAGCACTTTCCAAGGCGCTCGGCGTGACGCTGCCGGCCAAGCCGAAGACCTCGGCGACCAAGGACGGACGCACGGCGCTGTGGCTCGGGCCGGACGAATGGCTGATCATCGACGAGGCGGGCAACGATCCGCTCGCCGACTGCGCCAAGGTGACGGCGCTGCATTCGGCGGTCGGCATCTCGCACCGCAATGTCGCAATCTCGGTCACCGGGCCAGCGGCCTCGATGACGGTCAATTCGGGCTGTCCGCAAGACCTGTCGCTCGAGGCTTTCCCGGTGGGTGCTGCCTCGCGCACCATTCTCGGCAAATCCGAGATCGTGTTGTTGCGCACCGCGGCCGACGCGTTCCGTGTGGAGTGCTGGCGTTCCTTCGCGGACTATGTCTTTACTCTGCTGTCGGAAGCGGCGAGCGACGCGGCGAACTGA